In the genome of Pusillimonas sp. T7-7, the window TACTACGCAAGCTTCGCCGCCAACCCCGAAACCCTGGATTGGTACTTGCGCTGGCAAGCAGACGCCATGGTGAACTCCCTTATCGCAAAAGAAGACCTGGATGCGGAAATGACGGTCGTGCGCAATGAGATGGAGCGCGGGGAAAACAGCCCGTTCCAGGTGCTCATGCAGCAAATGCAGGCCACAGCCTTTCGCTGGCACAATTACGGCCACAGCACCATAGGCGCGCGCTCCGACGTCGAAAACGTGGATATTGCGCAGCTGCGCGCTTTCTATCACCAGTATTATCAGCCTGACAACGCCGTATTGATTGTCTCGGGCCTGTTCGACCCTGAAGACACCTTGCAAACCATTGCAGATGCATTCGGCCCCATCAAGCGCCCCACGCGCACGCTGCCGCCGGAATACACCGTAGAACCGGTCCAAGACGGCGAGCGCCAGGTAACTCTGCGCCGGCATGGCGGCAGCCCGCTGATCGCCGCCATGTTCCATGCCCCCGCGGCAGGCCATCCCGATTTCACGGCCCTGAATATCGGCGTTTCGATTCTGGCCGATACACCTTCCGGACGCTTATACAAATCCCTGGTCGGCAACAAGCTCAGTACTGGCGTATTCGGCTTTGCCGCCGGCTTGAACCAGCCTGGCTATGTTTTCTTTGGCGCAGAACTTGAAGCAGGTATGGATCAGGACAAGGCCTTGCATACCTTGCAAGACACGCTTGGCTCCATCAAACAGGAGCCTTTCAGCCATGAAGAGCTGGAGCGCATACGCAATCAGTGGCTGACAGACTGGTCGCAAGTCTATGCCAACTCGGCAAGCCTGGCCTCGGCCCTATCCGAGAACGTGGCTGATGGCGACTGGCGCTTATTCTTCCTGGAGCGAGATCAGGTCGAGCAAATACAGCTTGAAGATGTGCAACGTGTCACCACCGCCTACTTGGTTCCAAGCAACCGCAGCAGTGGCCTGTACATTCCCACAGAAAAACCGCTGCGCGCCCCGGCAAGCGGAAGCAGCCAGCTCGAAACGCTGCTCAAGGATTACAAAGGCAAGGACACCAATCAGGTAGTCGAGTCTTTCGACCCCAGCCCGGCACACATCAATGAAGCAACGCAACGCACGCCGCTCACACTTCCCAACGGCGAGGTCAAGCTTGCCTTGCTGCCCAAACCCACACGTGGCGACCGGGTTGAAGCCAAGCTGCTGATCCAGTTTGGCGATGCCGACAAGCTGAAAGGCCAGCGTAGCGTCTCGAGTGCCGTAGCAGCCTTGCTGGAGCACGGCACCAATAAAATGAGCCGCCAGGAAATACAGGATCAATACAACAAACTGCAAGCTAATGTGGGCATAGGCGGCGGCGCCGGCGTGGTGGTGGCCAGCCTGTCGACGACCCAAGACAATCTGCCTGCACTGGTGGAGCTCGTGCTGCATGTCATCCGGGACGCCAATTTCCCGGATGAAGAATTAAGCAAATACCAGGCACAGGCCAATACAGCCATCAAGAACTCCATGTCTGAACCCAGCGCATTGGCTTCCCGAGCACTGGCGCGCCACGATAACCCGTGGCCGAGCGATGACATTCGCTATACACCCAGTTTCGAAGAAGCCCAGAAAGAAATCGCTGCCTTGACGCGTCAGCAGCTGCTGGATTTTCATTCGCGCTTCTATGGGGCGGGCACGATAAGCTTTGCAGCAGTGGGCGCTTTCGACCCTGAAGCCGTCAAGGCGGCCCTGACTCAAGGCTTGAAAGACTGGAAGCAAGCCCCTGCCTACGAGCGTATCAGCGACCCTTATCAGCCCGTGCCGGCCGAGACATTCAACATCGACACGCCCGACAAGGC includes:
- a CDS encoding pitrilysin family protein — encoded protein: MRLLPLAFLASILLLAPSISRATQADAIGLPAGVVQHSAVEGVTEYSLQNGLRVLLAPDASKPTTTVNMTYLVGARHEDYGQTGMAHLLEHLLFRGTPSMRNALAEFSKRGLAANGSTTSDRTNYYASFAANPETLDWYLRWQADAMVNSLIAKEDLDAEMTVVRNEMERGENSPFQVLMQQMQATAFRWHNYGHSTIGARSDVENVDIAQLRAFYHQYYQPDNAVLIVSGLFDPEDTLQTIADAFGPIKRPTRTLPPEYTVEPVQDGERQVTLRRHGGSPLIAAMFHAPAAGHPDFTALNIGVSILADTPSGRLYKSLVGNKLSTGVFGFAAGLNQPGYVFFGAELEAGMDQDKALHTLQDTLGSIKQEPFSHEELERIRNQWLTDWSQVYANSASLASALSENVADGDWRLFFLERDQVEQIQLEDVQRVTTAYLVPSNRSSGLYIPTEKPLRAPASGSSQLETLLKDYKGKDTNQVVESFDPSPAHINEATQRTPLTLPNGEVKLALLPKPTRGDRVEAKLLIQFGDADKLKGQRSVSSAVAALLEHGTNKMSRQEIQDQYNKLQANVGIGGGAGVVVASLSTTQDNLPALVELVLHVIRDANFPDEELSKYQAQANTAIKNSMSEPSALASRALARHDNPWPSDDIRYTPSFEEAQKEIAALTRQQLLDFHSRFYGAGTISFAAVGAFDPEAVKAALTQGLKDWKQAPAYERISDPYQPVPAETFNIDTPDKANAFYLSTAALEVQDTDPDYAALYMANYLLGGSETSRLWERVRVKDGLSYDVGSNLDISSYEPSGDWSIYAIHAPESTEKLLTAVKEELQRALQDGFTEDEVREGVQALLNYRKLARTRDGVLASTWINYMQLDRSFDWSANIDKALSALTADKVNAALRKALNPATFSTAIAADHNKQEKASQ